In one Winogradskyella sp. MH6 genomic region, the following are encoded:
- a CDS encoding DUF2752 domain-containing protein, whose product MFLLVKGLEDYMLPCVTKKYFGIDCIGCGLQRSALLFLKGQFVDSFLMYPALYPMLLFFAFLIFDLFIKIKHSEKIKLALAAFTILAAVTNYILKLYIN is encoded by the coding sequence ATGTTTCTACTTGTAAAAGGTCTTGAAGATTACATGTTGCCATGTGTTACAAAAAAATACTTTGGCATTGACTGTATTGGTTGTGGCTTACAACGTTCTGCTCTGTTATTTTTAAAAGGTCAGTTTGTAGATTCGTTTTTAATGTATCCTGCTCTTTATCCTATGCTACTTTTTTTTGCTTTTCTTATTTTTGATTTATTCATAAAAATAAAGCATAGCGAAAAAATAAAACTAGCTTTGGCAGCCTTTACAATTTTAGCAGCTGTTACTAACTATATTTTAAAACTATATATCAACTAA
- a CDS encoding DUF6452 family protein yields MKKLKFTFLLLLVALISCERDDICAETTPTTPRLMVEFYDATETEELKPVTRLTAYGEGLANNPTNDNTEGTLVYNTNATAIELPLLIGNEGEITTSRFILEKDTNLRLDEDVDTDSNIDIIEISYETEFVYVSRACGYKSIFKNIQVSFETSDDGAWISGFEVVDTVEIVENENTVHVRILH; encoded by the coding sequence ATGAAAAAGTTAAAATTTACATTCCTATTACTTTTGGTAGCACTTATTAGTTGCGAACGCGACGATATTTGTGCAGAAACCACTCCAACGACACCTAGACTTATGGTAGAGTTTTATGACGCTACAGAAACAGAAGAACTCAAACCTGTAACACGTCTAACAGCTTATGGTGAAGGCTTAGCTAATAATCCAACTAATGATAATACAGAAGGTACATTAGTTTACAATACCAATGCTACAGCAATAGAATTACCGTTATTGATTGGTAATGAAGGTGAAATAACGACATCTCGATTTATTCTAGAAAAAGACACCAATCTTAGACTAGATGAAGATGTAGATACAGATTCTAACATAGATATTATTGAAATCTCTTATGAAACAGAATTCGTATATGTGTCTAGAGCTTGTGGTTATAAAAGTATTTTCAAAAACATACAAGTAAGCTTTGAAACTTCAGATGATGGAGCTTGGATTAGTGGTTTTGAAGTTGTTGACACAGTAGAAATAGTAGAAAATGAAAACACAGTACATGTACGCATCTTACATTAA
- a CDS encoding DUF6048 family protein produces MKTQYMYASYIKSIILLLLFSTIAMAQEEKKTVKDTLIYKQKYGLRLGTDLSKLARTFFDDNYTGIEIMGDYRLTKKIYLAGEIGNEERTIENEVLSNTTKGSYFKGGIDLNFYKNWLDMENMIYVGFRGGASTFSQTLNSYDIYNVYNQYWNEQFTVEEGTEFSGLTAIWAEIIIGIKAEIFNNFYAGINAQLKGLITETAPDNFENLYIPGFNRTYDSGRFGVGFGFNISYLVPIFKKDKIVVQEKEEE; encoded by the coding sequence ATGAAAACACAGTACATGTACGCATCTTACATTAAAAGTATTATTCTGTTGTTATTGTTTTCTACAATAGCAATGGCTCAGGAAGAAAAGAAAACCGTAAAAGACACCTTAATTTATAAACAAAAATACGGACTGCGTTTAGGTACTGACCTCAGTAAATTAGCAAGGACTTTTTTTGATGACAACTACACAGGTATTGAAATTATGGGAGACTATCGTCTAACCAAAAAAATATATCTGGCTGGTGAAATTGGAAATGAAGAGCGTACCATTGAGAACGAAGTTTTAAGCAACACTACCAAAGGAAGCTATTTTAAAGGAGGAATTGACCTTAACTTCTACAAAAACTGGCTAGATATGGAAAATATGATCTATGTTGGTTTTAGAGGTGGTGCCAGTACATTTAGTCAAACCTTGAATAGTTACGATATCTACAATGTTTACAACCAATATTGGAATGAACAGTTTACCGTTGAAGAAGGCACAGAGTTTTCTGGTCTTACAGCAATTTGGGCAGAAATTATTATTGGTATAAAAGCTGAAATATTTAATAATTTTTACGCAGGTATCAATGCACAACTTAAAGGCTTAATTACCGAAACAGCACCAGATAATTTTGAAAATCTATACATACCTGGTTTTAATCGCACCTACGACAGTGGTCGTTTTGGTGTTGGCTTTGGCTTTAATATATCTTACTTAGTACCTATCTTTAAAAAAGACAAAATTGTTGTTCAGGAAAAGGAAGAAGAATAA
- a CDS encoding LPXTG cell wall anchor domain-containing protein — protein MNISRLINLICIVVGGIIAIYAQAGEEQNTFLLIGGIVLLMFGFYRTSRNIPSKYEKQEEDSFVKSEPIEDDEDR, from the coding sequence ATGAATATTTCAAGACTTATTAATCTTATTTGTATCGTTGTTGGTGGCATAATAGCGATTTATGCTCAAGCAGGCGAAGAACAAAACACTTTTCTCTTAATAGGAGGTATTGTATTATTAATGTTTGGTTTCTATAGAACATCCAGAAATATTCCAAGTAAGTATGAAAAACAAGAGGAAGACTCTTTTGTAAAATCTGAACCAATAGAAGACGATGAAGATAGGTGA
- a CDS encoding CCC motif membrane protein — MQKLNTTLVYILSVIGIICCCVYGLGTISAIVAIIIATQELKKYNANPEEYSNGSAMKSARIFAIVSLFISFIGVAFIVWLIINPCEFFDWYIGMFENNPNIPAETMQQLYDAAENAGCR, encoded by the coding sequence ATGCAAAAACTTAACACCACACTAGTTTACATTTTATCTGTAATAGGAATCATATGCTGTTGTGTCTATGGTCTTGGTACTATTTCTGCTATTGTAGCGATTATCATTGCCACTCAAGAACTTAAAAAATACAATGCCAACCCAGAAGAATATAGCAACGGTTCTGCTATGAAAAGTGCAAGAATATTCGCAATTGTATCGCTGTTTATCTCTTTTATTGGAGTTGCATTTATTGTATGGTTAATTATTAATCCTTGCGAATTCTTTGATTGGTATATTGGAATGTTTGAAAACAATCCAAACATACCAGCCGAAACCATGCAACAACTATATGATGCTGCAGAAAACGCAGGTTGTAGATAA
- the rocD gene encoding ornithine--oxo-acid transaminase translates to MAVLDQLTSQQAIDLENKYGAHNYHPLPVVLSKGEGVHVWDLEGKQYYDFLSAYSAVNQGHCHPKIVGAMTNQAQTLTLTSRAFYNDMLGKYERFATEYFGFDKLLPMNTGAEAVETALKLCRKWAYEVKGIEENEAEIIVCENNFHGRTTTIISFSNDPVARKNFGPYTDGFIKIEYDNLKALETALKHNKNVAGFLVEPIQGEAGVYVPSEGYLAKAKALCEAHGVLFIADEVQTGIARTGKLLAVDHENVKPDILILGKALSGGAYPVSAVLANDNVMNVIKPGNHGSTFGGNPVAAAVAISALEVVKDESLAENAEKLGQLFRSELNKYIETSTIAKLVRGKGLLNAVVINDDEDSDTAWNICLKLRDNGLLAKPTHGNIIRFAPPLVMTEDQLLDCVSIITKTLKEFE, encoded by the coding sequence ATGGCTGTTTTAGACCAATTAACATCGCAACAAGCGATAGATTTAGAAAACAAGTATGGTGCACATAACTATCATCCATTACCAGTGGTATTAAGTAAAGGAGAAGGTGTGCATGTATGGGACTTAGAAGGAAAACAATATTACGATTTCTTGTCTGCATATTCTGCAGTAAACCAAGGACATTGTCATCCTAAAATTGTTGGTGCAATGACCAACCAGGCGCAGACATTAACGTTAACGTCTAGAGCCTTTTATAACGATATGTTAGGTAAGTACGAGAGGTTTGCAACCGAGTATTTTGGTTTTGATAAATTATTACCAATGAATACAGGTGCAGAAGCTGTAGAAACCGCATTAAAGCTTTGTAGAAAATGGGCTTACGAAGTAAAAGGTATTGAAGAAAATGAAGCAGAAATTATAGTTTGTGAGAACAACTTTCACGGAAGAACAACAACCATTATATCATTTTCTAACGATCCTGTGGCTCGTAAAAACTTTGGTCCTTATACCGATGGATTTATCAAGATTGAATATGATAATTTAAAAGCTTTAGAGACCGCTTTAAAGCACAATAAAAATGTTGCAGGATTTTTAGTAGAACCAATTCAAGGTGAAGCTGGAGTTTATGTACCGAGCGAAGGCTATTTAGCTAAAGCTAAAGCATTGTGCGAAGCACATGGTGTACTTTTTATTGCAGACGAAGTGCAAACAGGTATTGCCAGAACAGGAAAGTTACTTGCGGTAGATCATGAAAATGTTAAACCTGATATTTTAATTTTAGGTAAAGCACTTTCTGGTGGCGCATATCCTGTTTCTGCTGTATTGGCTAATGATAATGTAATGAACGTTATAAAGCCAGGTAACCACGGAAGTACTTTTGGTGGTAATCCTGTTGCAGCTGCTGTTGCTATTTCTGCTTTAGAGGTTGTTAAAGATGAAAGTTTAGCTGAGAATGCTGAAAAATTAGGTCAGCTTTTTAGAAGTGAATTAAACAAGTATATAGAAACTAGTACTATAGCTAAATTAGTAAGAGGAAAAGGCTTGCTAAACGCTGTAGTTATTAATGATGATGAAGATAGCGATACGGCTTGGAATATTTGCTTAAAACTTAGAGATAACGGTTTGTTAGCAAAACCTACACATGGCAATATCATAAGATTTGCACCACCTTTAGTAATGACTGAAGATCAGTTATTGGACTGTGTATCTATAATTACAAAAACTCTAAAGGAGTTTGAATAA
- the rlmD gene encoding 23S rRNA (uracil(1939)-C(5))-methyltransferase RlmD — protein sequence MPRRERNKFVKRGETIEILIEDYAFGGKGIGRIRNEHGEFVVFVPNTLPGQLVKAQVKKSSKKYAECKLLDVLKPSEDEIKMPYQDIPGAPYIQLPIEKQHEYKRQSTLELFKRIGKVKDIETKFDAFVGSPNTFHYRNKMEYGFSAIGFDREANTDVDEFTLGFKRRGLWWCGDNLNSDSGLFDADVENHLKDIRTYCKNTGLAPWHGPKKEGFFRYFVVRKSYKTNRLLFNLVTTSHDLDQFNLDAFASYLVELFGDRVAGLLHTINDEIGDRTIATTGSINLIYGEDKIVEELLGLNFEISMKSFFQTNPKCAEKLYSKVVDYALENKDAIDNTVVLDLFCGTGTIGQIVASKANNTKIVGVDIVASAIEDAKENAKRNNIKGLEFYAADVGKFLTEHPEYQNKIRTIILDPARAGIAPKTLKKIINLNADRLVYVSCNPATQARDTEQLLLAGYQIKKLSLVDQFPHTAHIETVVLFEK from the coding sequence ATGCCAAGACGAGAACGCAATAAGTTTGTAAAAAGAGGTGAGACAATAGAAATCTTAATAGAAGATTATGCTTTTGGAGGAAAAGGTATTGGTAGAATTAGAAATGAACATGGCGAATTTGTAGTTTTTGTACCTAATACATTACCTGGACAATTAGTTAAGGCACAAGTAAAAAAGTCGAGCAAAAAATATGCTGAATGTAAGTTACTTGATGTTTTAAAACCTTCTGAAGATGAAATAAAAATGCCGTATCAGGATATTCCTGGAGCACCTTATATTCAGTTACCAATAGAAAAACAACATGAGTATAAAAGGCAAAGTACTTTAGAACTTTTTAAGCGTATTGGCAAGGTAAAAGATATTGAAACCAAATTTGATGCGTTTGTCGGTTCTCCAAATACATTCCACTACCGTAATAAAATGGAATATGGATTTTCTGCGATTGGTTTTGATCGCGAAGCCAATACAGATGTAGATGAGTTTACACTAGGTTTTAAACGTAGAGGCCTTTGGTGGTGTGGAGATAACCTTAATAGCGATTCTGGTTTATTTGACGCTGACGTAGAAAACCACCTGAAAGACATTAGAACCTATTGCAAGAATACAGGTTTAGCACCTTGGCACGGACCAAAAAAGGAAGGCTTCTTTCGATATTTTGTAGTTAGAAAATCATATAAAACAAACAGATTACTTTTTAATCTTGTAACAACTTCTCACGATTTAGATCAGTTTAATTTAGATGCATTTGCCAGCTATTTAGTTGAATTGTTTGGTGATAGAGTTGCAGGATTACTTCATACTATAAATGATGAAATTGGTGATAGAACTATTGCTACAACAGGAAGTATAAATCTAATTTATGGTGAAGACAAGATTGTTGAAGAGTTATTAGGACTCAACTTTGAAATTAGCATGAAGAGCTTTTTTCAAACCAATCCTAAATGTGCCGAAAAACTCTATTCTAAAGTTGTAGACTATGCTTTAGAAAATAAAGACGCTATAGATAATACTGTTGTTTTAGATTTATTTTGCGGAACAGGAACTATTGGTCAAATTGTTGCCAGCAAAGCAAACAACACCAAAATTGTAGGTGTAGATATTGTTGCGTCTGCTATTGAAGATGCCAAAGAAAATGCAAAGCGCAACAATATTAAAGGTTTAGAGTTCTATGCAGCAGATGTTGGTAAGTTCTTAACTGAGCACCCTGAATACCAAAATAAAATACGAACCATTATTTTAGATCCAGCCAGAGCTGGGATTGCGCCAAAAACCCTTAAAAAAATAATAAACCTTAATGCAGACCGTTTGGTTTATGTATCTTGTAATCCAGCAACACAAGCTAGAGATACAGAGCAATTATTACTTGCAGGATATCAAATAAAAAAGTTAAGTTTGGTCGATCAATTTCCGCATACAGCGCATATTGAAACTGTAGTTTTGTTTGAAAAATAA